A window from Streptomyces sp. NBC_00299 encodes these proteins:
- a CDS encoding response regulator transcription factor, producing MTRVLLAEDDASISEPLARALRREGYEVEVREDGPTALDAGMQGGIDLVVLDLGLPGMDGLEVARRLRAEGHTVPVLILTARADEVDTVVGLDAGADDYVTKPFRLAELLARVRALLRRGAAEPQQPPATHGVRIDVESHRAWMGDEELQLTAKEFDLLRVLVRDAGRVVTRDQLMREVWDTTWWSSTKTLDMHISWLRKKLGDDAANPRYIATVRGVGFRFEKS from the coding sequence ATGACCCGTGTACTGCTCGCCGAGGACGACGCGTCCATTTCGGAGCCGCTGGCCCGCGCACTGCGCCGGGAAGGGTACGAGGTCGAGGTGCGGGAGGACGGCCCCACCGCGCTCGACGCGGGAATGCAGGGCGGGATCGACCTGGTCGTGCTGGACCTCGGCCTGCCCGGCATGGACGGCCTGGAGGTGGCCCGGCGACTGCGTGCCGAAGGCCACACCGTGCCGGTTCTCATCCTGACCGCCCGTGCCGACGAGGTGGACACCGTCGTGGGCCTGGACGCGGGCGCCGACGACTACGTCACCAAGCCGTTCCGGCTCGCCGAACTCCTCGCGCGGGTCCGGGCCCTGCTCCGCCGCGGCGCCGCCGAGCCCCAGCAGCCGCCCGCCACACACGGCGTGCGCATCGACGTCGAGTCGCACCGCGCGTGGATGGGCGACGAGGAACTCCAGCTCACCGCCAAGGAGTTCGACCTGCTGCGGGTGCTGGTGCGCGACGCGGGACGGGTCGTCACCCGGGACCAGCTGATGCGGGAGGTCTGGGACACGACCTGGTGGTCGTCGACCAAGACGCTCGACATGCACATCTCCTGGCTGCGCAAGAAGCTCGGCGACGACGCGGCGAACCCCCGCTACATCGCGACCGTGCGGGGCGTCGGCTTCCGTTTCGAGAAGAGCTGA
- a CDS encoding ATP-binding protein translates to MRRRLIQSTLAVVLVVIAVFGVSLVIVETRTITSTAQERVDTEAVRLVSIVDSRLLGDETVNAAVLRDQIQGDRYAEIRIPGKPLIEVGERPTGDVISASETGEEGETVTVQEPRSSVTREVGRTLLIIGAVALLAVIAAVLLAVRQANRLASPLTDLAETAERLGSGDPRPRHKRYGVHELDRVADVLDSSAERIGRMLTAERRLAADASHQLRTPLTALSMRLEEITLTDDPDTVKEEATIALTQVERLTDVVERLLTNSRDPRTGSAVTFDLDEVIQQQLAEWRPAYRSAGRAIVSSGKRHLEAVGTPGAVAQVLAALIENSLMHGGGTVALRTRVTGNQAVIEVTDEGPGVPADLGARIFERAISGRNSTGIGLAVARDLAEADGGRLEMLQTKPPVLALFLSRTPPPKKQGQESGPTVR, encoded by the coding sequence ATGCGCCGCCGACTGATCCAGTCCACCCTCGCCGTGGTACTCGTGGTGATCGCCGTCTTCGGCGTCTCACTCGTCATCGTCGAGACCCGGACGATCACCAGCACCGCCCAGGAGCGGGTGGACACCGAGGCGGTGCGGCTGGTCAGCATCGTGGACAGCCGGCTGCTCGGCGACGAGACCGTGAACGCCGCGGTGCTGCGGGACCAGATCCAGGGGGACCGGTACGCCGAGATCCGCATCCCGGGCAAGCCCCTGATCGAGGTGGGCGAGCGGCCGACCGGTGACGTCATCAGCGCCAGTGAGACGGGCGAGGAGGGCGAGACGGTCACCGTGCAGGAGCCGCGCTCGTCGGTGACGCGCGAGGTCGGCCGTACGTTGCTGATCATCGGGGCGGTCGCCCTGCTGGCGGTGATCGCGGCGGTCCTGCTGGCGGTGCGCCAGGCGAACCGGCTGGCCTCACCGCTCACCGACCTCGCGGAGACGGCGGAACGTCTCGGCTCGGGCGACCCGCGGCCCCGGCACAAGCGGTACGGCGTCCATGAGCTGGACCGCGTGGCGGACGTCCTCGACTCCTCCGCCGAACGCATCGGGCGCATGCTGACCGCGGAACGCCGCCTCGCCGCGGACGCCTCCCACCAGCTCCGCACGCCGCTCACGGCACTGTCCATGCGCCTGGAGGAGATCACCCTCACCGACGATCCCGACACGGTGAAGGAAGAGGCCACGATCGCGCTGACGCAGGTGGAGCGCCTCACGGACGTGGTCGAACGCCTCCTGACCAACTCCCGCGACCCCCGCACCGGCTCGGCTGTCACGTTCGACCTCGACGAGGTCATCCAGCAGCAGCTGGCGGAGTGGCGCCCCGCCTACCGCAGCGCGGGCCGGGCGATCGTCAGCTCGGGCAAGCGGCACCTGGAGGCCGTCGGCACGCCGGGCGCGGTGGCGCAGGTCCTGGCGGCCCTGATCGAGAACTCCCTCATGCACGGCGGCGGCACGGTCGCGCTGCGCACCCGGGTCACCGGCAACCAGGCCGTCATCGAGGTCACGGACGAGGGCCCCGGCGTCCCGGCGGACCTCGGCGCCCGCATCTTCGAGCGCGCCATCAGCGGCCGCAACTCCACCGGCATCGGCCTCGCGGTGGCCCGAGACCTGGCCGAGGCGGACGGCGGCCGCCTGGAAATGCTCCAGACCAAGCCCCCGGTACTGGCCCTGTTCCTCTCCCGCACACCCCCGCCGAAGAAGCAGGGCCAGGAATCGGGGCCGACGGTCAGATGA
- a CDS encoding GtrA family protein, translating into MGRGSSGLHTASPAPRSAVRQRIDRLVREVAKFGAVGGAGLLVNLLVFNLVRHVTDLQVVRASVIATVVAIIFNYIGFRYFTYRDRDKSRRTKELGLFLLFSVVGLVIENGFLYTATYGFGWDSPLQSNIFKFLGIGIATLFRFWSYRTWVFRALPSEEAEAGAESFLETPRRGAHKPEKPEKPRVRVG; encoded by the coding sequence ATGGGACGTGGTTCCTCGGGGCTTCATACGGCGTCTCCGGCACCCCGCAGTGCCGTGCGGCAACGCATCGACCGGCTGGTTCGTGAGGTCGCCAAGTTCGGTGCGGTGGGTGGAGCGGGACTCCTTGTCAACCTGCTCGTGTTCAACCTGGTACGGCATGTGACCGACCTGCAGGTGGTGCGCGCGAGCGTCATCGCGACGGTGGTCGCGATCATCTTCAACTACATCGGCTTCCGGTACTTCACCTACCGGGATCGCGACAAGAGCCGCCGCACGAAGGAACTGGGTCTGTTCCTGCTGTTCAGCGTGGTCGGCCTGGTGATCGAGAACGGCTTCCTGTACACGGCGACATACGGCTTCGGCTGGGACAGCCCGCTGCAGAGCAACATCTTCAAGTTCCTCGGCATCGGCATCGCGACGCTGTTCCGGTTCTGGTCCTACCGGACGTGGGTGTTCCGTGCGCTTCCCTCGGAGGAGGCGGAGGCCGGAGCGGAATCGTTCCTGGAGACGCCTCGGCGGGGTGCGCACAAGCCGGAGAAGCCGGAGAAGCCGCGGGTGCGGGTGGGCTGA
- a CDS encoding 5-(carboxyamino)imidazole ribonucleotide synthase produces the protein MTFPVVGMVGGGQLARMTHESGIPLGIRFKLLSDTPQDSAAQVVSDVVIGDYRDLDTLRDFARGCDVITFDHEHVPTEHLRALEADGIPVRPGPDALVHAQDKGVMRARLDAIGVPCPRHRIVTDPQDVVAFAAEGDGFPVVLKTVRGGYDGKGVWVVESAEEAADPFRAGVQVLAEEKVDYVRELAANVVRSPHGQAVAYPVVESQQVGGVCDTVIAPAPDLDEVLALKAEELALTIAKELDVVGHLAVELFQTRDGRILVNELAMRPHNSGHWTQDGAITSQFANHVRAVLDLPLGDPRPRARWTVMVNVLGGDYPDMYSAYLHCMARDPQLKIHMYGKDVKPGRKVGHVNTYGDDLDDVLERARHAAGYLRGTITE, from the coding sequence GTGACGTTCCCGGTAGTCGGCATGGTCGGCGGGGGTCAGCTCGCTCGTATGACACACGAGTCGGGCATCCCGTTGGGCATCAGGTTCAAGCTCCTCAGTGACACCCCTCAGGATTCCGCGGCGCAGGTCGTCAGTGATGTCGTCATCGGCGACTATCGCGACCTCGACACGCTGCGCGACTTCGCGAGGGGCTGCGATGTGATCACTTTCGATCACGAACACGTACCCACCGAGCACCTCAGAGCTCTTGAGGCGGACGGCATTCCCGTCCGCCCGGGCCCTGACGCGCTCGTGCACGCCCAGGACAAGGGCGTGATGCGGGCGAGGCTCGACGCGATCGGTGTGCCGTGCCCGCGGCACCGCATCGTGACCGATCCACAGGACGTGGTCGCCTTCGCGGCCGAGGGCGACGGCTTCCCGGTCGTCCTCAAGACCGTCCGCGGCGGCTACGACGGCAAGGGTGTCTGGGTCGTCGAATCGGCCGAGGAGGCCGCGGACCCCTTCCGCGCCGGCGTCCAGGTCCTCGCCGAGGAGAAGGTCGACTACGTCCGCGAGCTCGCGGCGAACGTCGTCCGCTCCCCGCACGGCCAGGCGGTCGCCTACCCCGTGGTCGAGTCCCAGCAGGTGGGCGGCGTCTGCGACACGGTCATCGCGCCCGCCCCCGACCTCGACGAGGTCCTCGCGCTCAAGGCCGAGGAGCTCGCCCTGACGATCGCCAAGGAACTGGACGTCGTCGGCCACCTCGCCGTGGAGCTGTTCCAGACCCGCGACGGCCGCATCCTCGTCAACGAGCTGGCGATGCGCCCGCACAACTCGGGCCACTGGACCCAGGACGGCGCCATCACGTCCCAGTTCGCCAACCACGTCCGGGCCGTCCTGGACCTCCCCCTCGGCGACCCGCGCCCGCGCGCCAGGTGGACGGTCATGGTCAACGTCCTCGGCGGCGACTACCCCGACATGTACTCCGCGTACCTGCACTGCATGGCCCGCGACCCCCAGCTCAAGATCCACATGTACGGCAAGGACGTGAAGCCCGGCCGCAAGGTCGGTCACGTCAACACCTACGGCGACGACCTCGACGACGTGCTGGAGCGCGCCCGTCACGCTGCCGGCTACCTGAGAGGGACCATCACCGAATGA
- the purE gene encoding 5-(carboxyamino)imidazole ribonucleotide mutase, with translation MSPVVGIVMGSDSDWPVMEAAAQALDEFEIEYEVDVVSAHRMPREMVTYGEQAAERGLKAIIAGAGGAAHLPGMLASVTPLPVIGVPVPLKYLDGMDSLLSIVQMPAGVPVATVSVAGARNAGLLAARILAVHDEDLLQRMREFQQELNDQATEKGKRLRAKVEGASGFGFGK, from the coding sequence ATGAGCCCCGTTGTAGGCATCGTCATGGGGTCGGACTCCGACTGGCCCGTCATGGAGGCCGCCGCCCAGGCCCTCGACGAGTTCGAGATCGAGTACGAGGTCGACGTCGTCTCCGCGCACCGGATGCCGCGCGAGATGGTCACGTACGGCGAGCAGGCGGCCGAGCGCGGCCTGAAGGCGATCATCGCCGGCGCCGGCGGTGCCGCCCACCTGCCCGGCATGCTCGCCTCGGTCACGCCGCTGCCCGTCATCGGTGTTCCGGTCCCGCTGAAGTACCTGGACGGCATGGACTCCCTGCTCTCCATCGTGCAGATGCCGGCCGGCGTCCCCGTGGCCACCGTCTCCGTCGCCGGCGCACGCAACGCCGGTCTGCTCGCCGCCCGCATCCTCGCCGTGCACGACGAGGACCTGCTCCAGCGGATGCGGGAGTTCCAGCAGGAGCTGAACGACCAGGCCACCGAGAAGGGCAAGCGCCTGCGCGCCAAGGTAGAGGGCGCAAGCGGCTTCGGCTTCGGGAAGTGA